In Flavobacterium sp. N1736, the following are encoded in one genomic region:
- a CDS encoding AraC family transcriptional regulator encodes MKKENLYEPFTVSFETLDEYPDVGDRHNFFELVYILGGTGRQCINKNIFEYDAGHMFLLTPEDCHNFTIETETKFFFLRFNDIYLKNSSLQNENIQRLEYILQNANHQPGCILKNDADKCLVKVMVEAIIREHQDKDVYNKELIQQLVNTLIIVVARNIAKYLPEQVNIGCEAKAMDILQYIQNNIYYPERIKAESISDYFGISNTYLGRYFKKHANETMQQYISNYKTKLIEHRLQFSDKRINEIAYEFGFTDESHFNKFFKKQRGNSPSEFRKVIRISA; translated from the coding sequence ATGAAAAAAGAAAATTTATATGAGCCGTTTACGGTTTCTTTTGAAACTCTGGATGAATATCCTGATGTTGGAGATCGTCATAATTTCTTTGAATTGGTTTATATTTTAGGCGGAACCGGAAGGCAATGTATCAACAAAAATATTTTTGAATATGATGCGGGACATATGTTTTTATTGACGCCTGAGGATTGTCATAATTTTACGATTGAGACGGAAACGAAGTTTTTCTTTTTGAGATTCAACGATATTTATTTGAAAAACTCCAGTCTGCAAAATGAGAATATTCAGCGTTTAGAATATATTCTGCAAAATGCAAACCATCAGCCGGGTTGTATTTTAAAAAACGATGCCGATAAATGTCTGGTAAAAGTAATGGTTGAAGCTATTATTCGTGAACATCAGGATAAAGATGTTTATAATAAAGAGTTGATTCAGCAATTGGTGAATACCCTGATTATTGTGGTTGCGAGAAATATAGCAAAGTATTTGCCGGAGCAGGTAAACATTGGCTGCGAGGCTAAAGCGATGGATATTTTGCAATATATTCAGAACAATATTTATTATCCTGAAAGAATAAAAGCGGAATCAATTAGTGATTATTTCGGAATTTCGAATACGTATTTAGGTCGTTATTTTAAGAAACATGCTAATGAAACGATGCAGCAATACATCAGCAATTATAAAACGAAACTGATTGAACATCGTCTACAATTTAGCGATAAACGAATCAACGAAATTGCGTATGAATTTGGCTTTACGGATGAAAGTCACTTTAATAAATTCTTTAAAAAACAACGCGGAAATAGTCCTTCGGAGTTTAGGAAAGTTATTCGTATTAGTGCGTGA
- a CDS encoding aldo/keto reductase, with amino-acid sequence MEYRKLGNSELELSTITYGAFAIGGNMWGGNEKADSIASIHASIDHGVTTIDTAPFYGFGLSEEMIGEALKSQDRSKVQLLTKFGLVWDGSNNGKGDFFFDADDNGKKIPVYKYASKANVIKEVEESLKRLQTDYIDLLQIHWPDSTTPIHETMEALETLIKQGKIRAAGVSNYSASQIQEAQKTIQLASNQVPFSMLNRKIETDLIPLTMAENIGIIAYSPMERGLLTGKYFTDSKLKDNDHRNGYFGQFDLQKVKTLVEELSSLANAKHITISQLVLRWTTLQKGITIVLAGARNAEQAISNAKTMDFDLSVSELDFINQAISKLK; translated from the coding sequence ATGGAATATAGAAAATTAGGCAATAGCGAACTTGAATTATCAACTATTACATACGGCGCATTTGCCATTGGCGGAAATATGTGGGGCGGAAATGAAAAAGCAGATTCAATTGCTTCCATTCACGCTTCAATCGATCACGGCGTAACCACAATCGATACTGCACCATTTTACGGATTTGGTTTAAGCGAAGAAATGATTGGCGAAGCTTTAAAATCACAAGACCGCTCAAAAGTACAATTGTTAACCAAATTTGGTTTGGTTTGGGACGGAAGCAACAACGGAAAAGGCGATTTCTTTTTTGATGCCGATGACAACGGAAAAAAAATCCCCGTTTATAAATACGCTTCAAAAGCAAATGTGATTAAAGAAGTAGAAGAAAGCTTAAAACGTCTTCAAACCGATTATATCGACTTATTGCAAATTCACTGGCCAGACTCTACTACTCCAATTCACGAAACAATGGAAGCTTTGGAAACCTTAATAAAACAAGGAAAAATCAGAGCTGCCGGAGTAAGTAATTATAGTGCATCGCAAATTCAGGAAGCACAAAAAACAATACAATTAGCCTCAAATCAAGTTCCGTTTAGTATGCTGAATCGCAAAATTGAAACCGATTTGATTCCGCTAACAATGGCAGAAAACATCGGAATTATCGCTTACAGTCCGATGGAAAGAGGTTTGTTAACCGGAAAATATTTCACAGACAGCAAACTAAAAGACAACGATCACAGAAATGGATATTTTGGACAATTCGATCTTCAAAAAGTAAAAACTTTAGTCGAAGAATTGAGTTCTCTCGCAAATGCAAAACACATCACGATTTCGCAATTGGTATTACGCTGGACAACTTTACAAAAAGGAATCACCATCGTTTTAGCCGGAGCAAGAAACGCAGAACAAGCCATTTCAAACGCAAAAACAATGGATTTTGACTTATCGGTTTCTGAATTGGATTTTATCAATCAGGCAATTTCAAAATTAAAATAA
- a CDS encoding NAD(P)H-dependent oxidoreductase, translating into MKKIFIINGSQNFAHSGGKFNETVTNWTIEYLTNSKQFEIKTTDIKQKFDLDEEVEKFVWADVIVYHTPVWWFQLPNLFKKYIDDVFTAGHNKGIYKSDGRSRTNPDINYGTGGQLHGRKYMLTTSWNAPATAFTIPGEFFEETSVDDGPMFGFHKMNKFTGMEKLDGFHFHDVEKGATAENISIFKKNYTKHLEETFKTL; encoded by the coding sequence ATGAAGAAAATATTTATCATCAACGGAAGTCAAAATTTTGCACATTCAGGCGGAAAATTCAATGAAACCGTTACCAATTGGACAATCGAATACTTAACAAACAGTAAACAATTCGAAATTAAAACAACCGACATCAAACAAAAATTTGATCTTGATGAAGAAGTTGAAAAGTTCGTTTGGGCAGATGTAATCGTTTATCACACACCGGTTTGGTGGTTTCAATTACCAAACCTTTTCAAAAAATACATCGACGACGTTTTCACCGCCGGACACAACAAAGGAATTTACAAAAGCGACGGAAGATCCAGAACAAATCCGGATATTAATTACGGAACCGGCGGACAATTACACGGACGCAAATACATGTTAACCACAAGTTGGAATGCGCCTGCAACCGCATTTACAATTCCGGGAGAATTCTTCGAAGAAACATCTGTAGATGACGGACCTATGTTTGGTTTCCATAAAATGAATAAATTTACAGGTATGGAAAAATTGGATGGTTTCCATTTTCATGACGTTGAAAAAGGTGCAACCGCAGAAAACATCAGCATCTTTAAGAAAAATTATACCAAACATTTAGAAGAAACCTTTAAAACTTTATAA
- a CDS encoding putative quinol monooxygenase, producing the protein MISITAIIKSKKENIEEVKNMVQHLVTETRKEEACIRYDLHNIENTFIIWEEWKDQTGLDIHNNQPYLLDFITNSESLTASPIQVYKTVQIL; encoded by the coding sequence ATGATTTCAATTACAGCAATTATAAAAAGCAAAAAGGAAAATATTGAAGAAGTTAAAAACATGGTTCAGCATTTGGTTACAGAAACCAGAAAAGAAGAAGCCTGCATTCGTTACGATCTTCACAATATTGAAAACACGTTCATTATCTGGGAAGAATGGAAAGATCAAACAGGGCTTGATATTCATAATAACCAGCCTTATTTACTTGATTTTATTACGAACAGCGAAAGTTTAACCGCCTCACCTATTCAGGTTTACAAAACGGTTCAAATACTATAA
- a CDS encoding zinc-dependent alcohol dehydrogenase family protein — protein MKALFTNTYESDFIITETEKPSPKKGEVLVKIHASGVNPIDNKIRLGLSPYASPVLPAVLGTDLAGVIEEIGEGVTDFKIGDEVYGLAGGVLGLQGTLAEYTAVDADLLAKKPTNLTMKEAAAIPLVLLTAWEGLIDRAKVQKGDKVLVHAGAGGVGHMVVQLAKIFGADVYATVSPQKADILKSFGATPIDYKTEAVEDYVNQYTDGKGFDIIYDTVGGQSLDDSFKAIRHYGQIASCYAFGTHTLATGSLRSASLHGIFVLHPMISGEGRKHHGDILKETTKLIEEGKLKPIIDSRKFTLDNAIEAHKAVSDGSAIGKIVVDIV, from the coding sequence ATGAAAGCACTTTTCACAAACACATACGAATCTGATTTTATAATCACAGAAACAGAAAAACCAAGCCCTAAAAAAGGCGAAGTTTTAGTAAAAATACACGCAAGCGGCGTTAATCCGATCGATAATAAAATCAGATTAGGACTTTCTCCTTATGCATCTCCCGTTTTACCAGCCGTTTTAGGAACTGATCTTGCGGGAGTTATCGAAGAAATTGGCGAAGGTGTTACCGATTTTAAAATTGGCGACGAAGTTTACGGACTTGCCGGTGGTGTTTTAGGTCTTCAGGGAACTTTAGCTGAATACACAGCCGTCGATGCAGATTTACTAGCTAAAAAACCAACAAACCTAACTATGAAAGAAGCCGCCGCAATTCCGTTAGTGTTGCTTACAGCCTGGGAAGGTTTGATTGACAGAGCCAAAGTACAAAAAGGCGACAAAGTTTTAGTGCATGCCGGAGCCGGCGGTGTTGGACATATGGTCGTTCAGCTTGCTAAAATCTTTGGTGCCGATGTTTATGCAACTGTTTCTCCTCAAAAAGCCGATATTCTAAAATCATTTGGAGCAACACCGATAGATTATAAAACCGAAGCCGTTGAAGACTACGTGAATCAATATACAGACGGAAAAGGTTTTGATATTATCTACGATACTGTTGGTGGTCAATCACTTGACGATTCTTTTAAAGCAATTCGCCATTATGGTCAAATTGCAAGCTGTTACGCCTTTGGAACACATACTTTAGCAACCGGATCGCTGCGTTCTGCAAGTTTGCACGGTATTTTTGTTTTACACCCAATGATTAGCGGTGAAGGAAGAAAACATCATGGCGATATTTTAAAAGAAACCACAAAACTTATTGAAGAAGGAAAATTAAAACCAATTATAGATTCCAGAAAATTCACTTTAGACAATGCAATAGAAGCGCATAAAGCCGTAAGTGATGGTTCTGCAATTGGTAAAATTGTTGTTGATATTGTTTAA
- a CDS encoding class I SAM-dependent methyltransferase translates to MKKSTIEEIRERFDNDVERFSNLETGQVATIDATISLELITEASKRIVPQAQNVLDIGCGAGNYTLKMLSKVPNLNCTLIDLSLPMLDRAFERVSAATNGKVEVKHGDIREVDLTENYFDIILAGAVLHHLRDDEDWETTFTKIFKLLKPGGCFMISDLITQDTDLLNEYTWQRYGDYLEGIGGAEYRQKVLDYVEKEDTPRSMNYQLDLMKKVGFKSVEILHKNMCFGAFGGIK, encoded by the coding sequence ATGAAAAAATCAACTATTGAAGAAATCAGAGAACGTTTTGATAATGATGTCGAACGATTTTCGAATTTAGAAACGGGTCAGGTTGCAACAATCGACGCTACAATTTCATTGGAATTAATTACAGAAGCTTCTAAAAGGATTGTTCCTCAAGCTCAAAATGTTTTGGATATTGGATGCGGTGCAGGAAATTATACTTTAAAAATGCTCTCAAAAGTGCCCAATTTGAATTGTACTTTGATCGATTTGAGTTTGCCAATGTTAGACAGGGCTTTTGAAAGGGTTTCTGCAGCAACAAACGGTAAAGTAGAGGTAAAGCATGGCGATATTCGCGAGGTTGATTTAACCGAAAATTATTTTGATATTATTTTGGCGGGCGCGGTTTTGCATCATTTACGTGATGATGAAGATTGGGAAACGACTTTTACCAAGATATTTAAACTGTTAAAACCGGGAGGATGTTTCATGATTTCCGATTTAATTACGCAAGACACGGATTTGTTGAATGAATATACGTGGCAGCGTTATGGCGATTATTTAGAGGGAATTGGTGGTGCAGAATATCGCCAGAAAGTATTGGATTACGTAGAAAAAGAAGATACGCCAAGATCTATGAATTATCAATTGGATTTGATGAAAAAGGTTGGTTTTAAAAGCGTTGAAATTTTGCACAAGAATATGTGTTTTGGTGCTTTTGGCGGAATTAAATAA